In the Streptomyces sp. 3214.6 genome, GGGTATCTGCGGGCCCTGCGCCACGTCGTGCAGGGCGAGTCCGATGCGGAGTGGCTGCAGCAGCCGGCCGTCGAGCGGGGCCTACGCGCCGTACAGGACAGAGATCTCGGCTACGACCTGCTCATCCGCAGCCACCAGTTCCCCCAGGCGATCCGTCTCGCCCAGCGCTTCCCGGACCTTCCGCTGGTCCTGGACCACGCGGGAAAGCCTCCCATCGGCCACCACACGATCTCCGACTGGGCACGGAAGGTGCGTGTCCTGGCCGGCTGTCCCCAGGTCCGGTGCAAGGTCTCGGGACTGATCACCGAGGCCGACCACCACGAGTGGACCCTCGACGACATCCGCCCGGTCTGGAACACCCTGCTGACCGCCTTCGGCCCCGACCGGCTGATGTTCGGCTCCGACTGGCCCGTCTGTGTCCTCGCCGGCGGCTGGAACCGCTGGGCCGCCACCGTCGAGGAACTGCTGGACGCCTGCTCCCCGCACGAGAAGCAGGCGGTGCTCTGCGACACGGCGACCGCCTTCTACCGGCTGTCCGAGAAGTAAGGAGAGAACGCAGTGCTGCTGACCGAGCTGCTCCACCCCGGCATCCTCGAAGCGCTCGCCGGAGCCGGGCACGGCGCCCGCGTCCTGCTCGCCGACGGCCACTACCCCGCCGGCACCGCCACTGGCGAACGAGCCAGAACCGTCCACCTCAACCTGGCGCCGGGCACCTTGGACGTGACCACCGTCCTCGACGTGCTGCTGCGCGCCCTGCCCGTCGAGTCGGCGCAGGTGATGGTGCCGCCCGAGGGCGAACCGGAGCCGCCGGCCATCGCCGAGTACCGCTCCCTGCTGGCGCCCATCCCCGTCGAGACGCTCGGCCGCTTCGAGTTCTACGACGCCGCCCGCTCCCCCGACCTGGCGCTGGCCGTCGTCACCGCCGACATCCGTACCTACGCCAACCTGCTGCTGACCATCGGCGTTCGCGCTGAAGGGACCCTGAGAACACGATGACACTCGCCGTCCGATACACGTCCGCCCGCACCTTGGACACCGCGCCCGCAGACAGCTTGGAGCCAGGCCCCGGCGAGGTGGAACTCGCCCCCGCCTACGTCGGCATCTGCGGCACCGACCTGCACATCTTCCACGGCGACATGGACGCCCGGGTCAGCACGCCCGCAGTCCTGGGACACGAGATGTCCGGCCGTGTCGTCCGCGTCGGAGTCGGCGTGGAGGGCTGGCAGCCCGGCGACGCGGTCACCGTGATGCCCCTGCGGTGGGACGACACCTGCCCCGCCTGCCGGGCCGGTCACCAGCACATCTGCCAGCACCTCGACTTCATCGGCATCGACTCCCCCGGCGCGATGCAGCAGCGCTGGACCGTCCCGGCCTCCGCCCTCATCCGCCTGCCCGGCAGCCTCCCGCTGGACCAGGCCGCCCTCGTCGAACCCACCGCGGTCGCGGTGCACGACGTCCGCCGCGCCGCCGTCGCAGAGGGCGAGAAGGTCGTCGTGGTCGGCGGCGGACCCGTCGGCGTCCTCATCGCTCTGGTCGCCCGGGCCGCCGGTGCCGAGGTGCGCGTGGTGGAACTCAACGCCCACCGGCGGCTGCTCGCCGAGGAGCAGGGCCTGACCACCTGGGACCCGGCCGCCACCGACGTGACCGCCCTGGTGGGAGAGTGGACCGCCGACGCGGGTGCCGACGTCGCCTTCGAGGTCTCCGGCGCCGCCGGCGGCGTGAACACCGCCGTCGACGTACTCGGCGTTCGCGGCCGGCTCTGCCTGGTCGCCATCCACCCCAAGCCCCGCGAGATCAACCTGCACCGCTTCTTCTGGCGCGAGTTGACGCTCGTGGGAGCCCGGCTGTACGACCGCTCCGACTTCGAGCGGGCCGTCGCTCTGGTGGCGGACGGCACGATCCCCGCCGAACGGCTGATCAGCAAGGTGGTGCCGCTCACCGAGGCGCCCGCGGCGTTCGAGGCGCTGGAGGCGGGCGGCGACGTGATGAAGATCCTGGTGGACTGCACGGACGAGGCCGAAGGAGCCGCCGTATGAACATCTTCGATCTGACGGGCAGGCTGGCCGTCGTCACCGGCGCGCGGCGCGGCATCGGCCGGGCCGTCGCCCGCGCCCTCGCCGAGGCCGGCGCGGACGTCATCGGCGTCAGTGCCGCTCTCGAGGCGTCGGGCAGCGACGTCGAGAAGGACGTCGTCGCCGCGGGCCGTACCTTCGAGGCGATCCGCACCGACTTCGCCGACCCCGAGGCCGTGCGGGCCCTGGGTGCGGACCTTGCCGGACGCGAGCGGCCGGTGGACATCCTGGTCAACAACGCGGGCACCATCCGCCGCGCTCCGGCCGCCGAACACCCCGATGCGGACTGGGAGTTGGTACTCCAGGTCAACCTCAACGCGCAGTTCGCGCTGACCCGGGCCGTCGGCGCGGCGATGGTGGCCCGCGGCCAAGGGAAGATCATCTTCACGGCGTCGCTGCTCAGCTTCCAGGGCGGCATCAACGTCCCCGGCTACACCGCCGCCAAGCACGGCGTCACCGGACTGACCAAGGCTCTGGCCAACGAATGGGCGGCGCGCGGCGTCAACGTCAACGCCATCGCCCCCGGCTATATCGCCACCGACAACACCCAGGCCCTGCAAGACGATCCGGTGCGCAGTAAGGCCATCCTGGAGCGCATTCCGGCCGGACGCTGGGGCGGCGCCGACGACCTCGCGGGGGCCGCCGTGTTCCTGGCCTCGGACGCGGCCGCCTACGTCCACGGCACCGTCCTGCCCGTCGACGGCGGCTGGCTCGGCAGATGACCGCCGACCTCGCCTCGGTGCTGTCC is a window encoding:
- a CDS encoding amidohydrolase family protein, which encodes MSEPLPLIDAHHHVWDLDRRPQPWLDEPGHEPIRRSYGVEELRRAATRPVAGRRLTRTVLVQCVASVPETEELLDLADQDPMVGAVVGWVELAAPDVGDVLDELRARPSGGYLRALRHVVQGESDAEWLQQPAVERGLRAVQDRDLGYDLLIRSHQFPQAIRLAQRFPDLPLVLDHAGKPPIGHHTISDWARKVRVLAGCPQVRCKVSGLITEADHHEWTLDDIRPVWNTLLTAFGPDRLMFGSDWPVCVLAGGWNRWAATVEELLDACSPHEKQAVLCDTATAFYRLSEK
- a CDS encoding RbsD/FucU domain-containing protein → MLLTELLHPGILEALAGAGHGARVLLADGHYPAGTATGERARTVHLNLAPGTLDVTTVLDVLLRALPVESAQVMVPPEGEPEPPAIAEYRSLLAPIPVETLGRFEFYDAARSPDLALAVVTADIRTYANLLLTIGVRAEGTLRTR
- a CDS encoding zinc-dependent alcohol dehydrogenase; this translates as MTLAVRYTSARTLDTAPADSLEPGPGEVELAPAYVGICGTDLHIFHGDMDARVSTPAVLGHEMSGRVVRVGVGVEGWQPGDAVTVMPLRWDDTCPACRAGHQHICQHLDFIGIDSPGAMQQRWTVPASALIRLPGSLPLDQAALVEPTAVAVHDVRRAAVAEGEKVVVVGGGPVGVLIALVARAAGAEVRVVELNAHRRLLAEEQGLTTWDPAATDVTALVGEWTADAGADVAFEVSGAAGGVNTAVDVLGVRGRLCLVAIHPKPREINLHRFFWRELTLVGARLYDRSDFERAVALVADGTIPAERLISKVVPLTEAPAAFEALEAGGDVMKILVDCTDEAEGAAV
- a CDS encoding SDR family oxidoreductase: MNIFDLTGRLAVVTGARRGIGRAVARALAEAGADVIGVSAALEASGSDVEKDVVAAGRTFEAIRTDFADPEAVRALGADLAGRERPVDILVNNAGTIRRAPAAEHPDADWELVLQVNLNAQFALTRAVGAAMVARGQGKIIFTASLLSFQGGINVPGYTAAKHGVTGLTKALANEWAARGVNVNAIAPGYIATDNTQALQDDPVRSKAILERIPAGRWGGADDLAGAAVFLASDAAAYVHGTVLPVDGGWLGR